One Nostoc sp. UHCC 0302 DNA window includes the following coding sequences:
- a CDS encoding DUF4168 domain-containing protein, giving the protein MLSQSLLLGVITAVGLFSNSFSENSKVYPQTPPVNNTEINSYAQAVLAMEPARQHAFEEIKKMIGTGEIPQIICNDPNSINRLPQKAQDIAVNYCVLSQKIVQDNGLKSDRFNQITMEIQNNNSLKQQVYNTLLRLQQTPDSR; this is encoded by the coding sequence ATGCTTTCCCAGTCTCTGCTTTTGGGCGTGATAACGGCTGTCGGTTTGTTTTCTAACTCTTTTTCTGAGAATTCAAAAGTTTACCCTCAAACACCACCAGTTAATAATACTGAAATTAACAGCTATGCCCAAGCTGTGCTAGCAATGGAGCCTGCTCGTCAACACGCTTTTGAAGAAATAAAAAAAATGATTGGTACTGGAGAAATTCCCCAAATTATTTGCAATGATCCTAACAGCATAAATCGGCTTCCCCAAAAGGCTCAAGATATAGCAGTAAATTACTGTGTTCTTTCCCAAAAAATAGTTCAAGATAATGGTCTAAAGAGCGACCGTTTTAACCAAATTACTATGGAAATACAAAATAACAATAGTTTAAAACAACAAGTTTACAACACATTATTACGCTTGCAACAAACTCCCGATTCTCGGTAG
- a CDS encoding LuxR C-terminal-related transcriptional regulator, producing the protein MITITKTLVKTVAKPQQPDNINLYDSKRAYFLQEVIEGLEDAILILTEAGELLHANASAFRFCCQFNQSNSQQTFVPSPIWHLCQSLLDSCKHFPEQLVILSDEIVFDKTNVFRIRVRLLDLNWFEVPCLLVTIENRYESLKNLVLTEVKKFELTPRESEIWFLYRGNYSYKEIAAKLYITLNTVKKHMKNIHSKRQNFMTLNE; encoded by the coding sequence ATGATTACCATAACAAAGACACTGGTAAAAACAGTAGCTAAACCACAACAGCCAGATAATATTAACTTATATGACTCGAAACGAGCTTATTTTTTGCAAGAAGTAATTGAAGGCTTAGAAGATGCTATCTTGATTTTAACTGAGGCTGGTGAACTTCTTCATGCTAATGCATCTGCTTTTCGCTTTTGTTGCCAATTCAATCAAAGTAATTCCCAGCAGACTTTTGTTCCATCACCTATCTGGCATCTTTGCCAATCATTACTTGACAGTTGCAAGCATTTTCCTGAGCAACTTGTTATTCTCTCGGACGAAATAGTGTTTGACAAGACAAATGTTTTTCGTATTCGGGTAAGATTGTTAGATTTAAATTGGTTTGAAGTACCTTGCTTACTAGTGACAATAGAAAATAGATACGAGTCTCTTAAGAATTTAGTACTAACTGAAGTCAAAAAATTTGAATTGACACCGCGAGAATCCGAAATTTGGTTTCTTTATAGAGGTAACTACAGCTATAAAGAAATCGCTGCCAAGCTTTACATTACCCTCAATACGGTAAAGAAGCATATGAAAAATATTCATAGCAAGCGACAAAACTTCATGACACTTAATGAGTAG
- a CDS encoding response regulator: MRVLVVDDEVDSREFIATVLQQYQAEVQAVASVPEALQLIPQWKPDVLVSDIGMPTEDGYSLIRKLRSQPPQQGGNIPAAALTAYARAEDRMRAIQEGYQMHLPKPIEPAELATVVASLVKRT, encoded by the coding sequence GTGCGAGTACTGGTTGTAGACGATGAAGTCGATTCCCGTGAATTTATCGCTACAGTACTCCAACAGTACCAAGCCGAAGTTCAGGCAGTCGCATCAGTCCCAGAGGCATTGCAGCTAATTCCTCAGTGGAAACCAGATGTTTTAGTCAGTGACATTGGTATGCCCACAGAAGATGGTTATTCTTTAATCCGCAAATTGCGATCGCAACCACCACAACAAGGAGGTAATATTCCAGCAGCAGCTTTGACAGCCTATGCTAGGGCAGAGGATCGAATGCGAGCTATACAAGAAGGTTATCAGATGCATTTACCTAAGCCAATTGAGCCGGCTGAATTAGCTACAGTAGTTGCCAGCCTTGTTAAACGCACCTGA
- a CDS encoding MBL fold metallo-hydrolase produces MRDNLSTSSRVDAGEVGSELECLPYSVQHHDEGVCLLVKMGPHRILLDCGLDDISLLGKGLSIPPHGVNSPLPADLVLITHAHPDHSKGLLSLHQAFPVLPIYASEVTSKLLPLNWQDQDTQEISQFCQALPLRSPVEFQDGLVAELFPAGHLPGAVAILLTYTTGQRSYKLLYTGDFFLSNSRLVEGLRLEELRGLDLDVLIIEGSYGTSRHPHRRNQENQLAERINRAIADRCSVLLPTPALGLGQELLMLLRSHHHFTGRDLDIWVDGAVAAGCDAYLELLPHLPPSVQNFARHQPLFWDERVRPRVRRLQPEDRATVGKSPCIVLTDSITDLGDYCQPNTGPWLILLPEKIDIKINKKYLAPTTVESYLLAQHSDGPGTTQLIHNLRPQHVIFVHGSPAYLADLTSLEELQNRYHVHSPAAQTLVDLPIGDTFLQPAAPETNYEGELTELGTVITITLPEAMTADSRWQQFADTGLIEARWQGEELVLRGLSQRELLNQSSDRYTWSDLDCCGTCRHQRGQRCWNPASPLYNFKVTLEGYCPAFEGLNDSQ; encoded by the coding sequence ATGAGGGATAATCTGTCGACATCCTCTCGCGTTGATGCTGGGGAAGTGGGTAGCGAATTAGAATGTTTGCCCTATAGTGTTCAGCATCACGATGAGGGCGTGTGCTTATTAGTAAAGATGGGGCCACACCGCATCCTGTTAGACTGCGGTTTGGATGATATTTCATTGCTGGGGAAGGGGCTAAGTATACCCCCACATGGAGTGAATTCCCCTCTACCGGCAGATTTAGTTTTGATTACTCATGCACATCCAGATCACTCTAAAGGCTTACTGTCGCTGCATCAGGCTTTTCCAGTGTTACCTATCTATGCAAGCGAGGTAACCAGCAAATTACTGCCACTGAATTGGCAAGACCAAGACACTCAAGAAATTTCCCAATTTTGTCAAGCGTTGCCATTGCGATCGCCTGTAGAGTTTCAAGACGGTTTAGTAGCAGAATTATTTCCTGCCGGACATCTTCCAGGCGCAGTGGCGATTCTGCTCACATATACTACTGGGCAACGCTCTTACAAGTTACTGTATACAGGTGACTTTTTCTTATCAAACTCCCGGCTGGTAGAAGGTTTGCGTTTAGAAGAACTGCGGGGACTAGACTTAGATGTCTTAATCATTGAAGGTAGTTATGGTACATCTCGCCATCCTCACCGCCGCAACCAAGAAAATCAACTAGCAGAGCGAATTAATCGCGCGATCGCTGACCGTTGTTCTGTACTACTTCCGACACCGGCTTTAGGATTAGGACAAGAACTGCTGATGCTCTTACGCTCTCATCACCACTTCACAGGCCGGGATTTAGATATCTGGGTAGACGGTGCTGTCGCTGCTGGCTGCGATGCTTACTTGGAACTGCTACCCCATCTACCCCCATCAGTACAGAACTTCGCCCGCCATCAGCCCTTGTTTTGGGATGAACGGGTGCGTCCTCGCGTGCGTCGTTTACAACCAGAAGATCGTGCTACTGTCGGTAAATCACCTTGTATTGTTCTTACCGACTCCATAACTGATTTAGGTGATTATTGCCAACCCAACACTGGCCCTTGGCTTATTCTCCTACCAGAAAAAATTGATATAAAAATTAACAAAAAATACTTAGCACCCACCACTGTCGAAAGCTATCTCCTTGCTCAACATAGTGATGGCCCTGGTACTACCCAGCTAATTCATAATTTACGACCCCAACACGTGATTTTCGTTCACGGTTCTCCTGCTTATTTGGCAGACCTAACAAGTTTAGAGGAGTTACAAAACCGCTATCACGTACATTCTCCTGCTGCTCAAACCTTAGTGGATTTGCCTATTGGGGACACGTTTTTACAGCCAGCAGCCCCAGAGACTAACTATGAAGGCGAGCTGACAGAGTTGGGAACAGTAATCACAATTACTTTACCCGAAGCGATGACAGCCGATTCCCGCTGGCAGCAGTTTGCCGATACTGGTTTAATTGAAGCCCGTTGGCAGGGAGAAGAATTAGTTTTACGGGGATTGTCCCAACGAGAGCTGCTCAACCAAAGTAGCGATCGCTATACTTGGTCTGATCTAGACTGCTGCGGCACTTGCCGGCATCAAAGAGGACAGCGCTGTTGGAACCCTGCTTCCCCGTTGTATAACTTCAAAGTAACCCTTGAAGGTTACTGTCCTGCCTTTGAGGGTTTGAATGATAGTCAATAG
- a CDS encoding zinc ribbon domain-containing protein, whose amino-acid sequence MDTVSCPRCHQLIDSQAINCPYCRTTLKAYGHPGIPLYRATGDAYLCDTCTYHIDDTCNFPKRPYAKDCTLYQNSEEMKLELEKQRNANSFAVTVKNWIKRNQALMLLVGLLLVCLLIVLSTS is encoded by the coding sequence TTGGATACTGTATCCTGTCCCCGCTGTCATCAACTTATTGATAGTCAAGCGATTAATTGTCCCTATTGTCGTACAACGCTCAAAGCTTACGGTCATCCCGGTATTCCTCTGTACCGTGCTACTGGGGATGCGTATCTGTGTGATACCTGCACTTACCATATTGACGATACCTGTAACTTTCCTAAACGTCCCTATGCTAAAGACTGTACCCTCTACCAAAATAGTGAAGAGATGAAATTAGAGTTAGAAAAGCAGCGTAATGCCAACAGCTTTGCGGTAACTGTGAAAAACTGGATAAAACGCAATCAGGCTTTAATGTTATTGGTGGGTTTATTATTGGTCTGTTTGCTAATAGTTCTATCTACCTCTTGA
- a CDS encoding aminotransferase class V-fold PLP-dependent enzyme, with the protein MTSISVALTRLHRHREQFPALANKTYFNYGGQGPMPQGAMDAITQTQAHIQHIGPFGNEAYRWIAPQIEATRGAIASELNIPTDTITLTENVTVGCNIAMWGIEWRAGDHILLSDCEHPGVIATAQEICRRFAVEVSTCPLKATLNEGDPVTVVAQHLRPSTRLVVLSHVLWNTGQVLPLDKISQVCRDNNSALLIDAAQSVGALPLNLTELGVDFYAFTGHKWLCGPAGVGGLYVRPEARENLKPTFIGLRGLIVDSQAQPVNWLPDGRRYEVSTLACSLYVGLREAIAIHQQLGTSQERYEQICHNSEYLWRKLAVLGNVKCLRTSPPESGIVSFQLANNQPQASFKLVQFLESQKLLTRTIANPDCIRASVHYFTLESEIDLLVETIQSFCKKQDQ; encoded by the coding sequence ATGACTAGTATTTCTGTTGCCTTAACCAGGTTGCATCGCCATCGAGAGCAATTTCCCGCTTTAGCAAATAAAACTTATTTTAATTATGGAGGCCAGGGGCCGATGCCCCAAGGGGCAATGGATGCCATTACCCAAACCCAAGCTCACATTCAGCATATAGGCCCCTTTGGTAATGAAGCATATCGCTGGATAGCACCCCAGATTGAAGCTACCAGAGGAGCGATCGCTTCGGAGTTAAACATACCAACTGATACAATCACTCTCACGGAGAATGTGACTGTTGGTTGTAATATCGCTATGTGGGGTATTGAATGGCGTGCTGGCGACCATATCTTGCTTTCGGACTGCGAACACCCAGGCGTGATTGCCACAGCACAAGAAATCTGTCGGAGATTCGCTGTAGAAGTTAGTACCTGTCCTCTAAAGGCTACTTTAAATGAAGGCGATCCGGTGACAGTTGTTGCTCAACACTTACGTCCCAGTACTCGCCTAGTGGTCTTAAGTCATGTTTTATGGAATACAGGTCAAGTTTTACCTCTTGATAAAATCTCTCAAGTATGCAGGGATAATAATTCTGCACTGCTGATAGATGCTGCCCAATCTGTTGGTGCATTACCTTTAAATTTAACTGAATTAGGGGTAGATTTTTATGCTTTCACCGGTCACAAATGGTTATGTGGCCCTGCGGGCGTAGGTGGTTTGTATGTTCGACCAGAAGCGCGAGAAAATTTGAAACCAACATTTATTGGCTTGCGTGGCTTAATTGTAGATAGTCAAGCCCAACCTGTGAATTGGCTTCCCGATGGGCGACGATATGAAGTGTCTACATTAGCTTGTTCTTTATATGTGGGGTTGCGGGAAGCGATCGCAATCCATCAGCAATTGGGAACTTCCCAAGAACGTTATGAGCAAATTTGCCACAATAGCGAATACCTCTGGCGAAAGTTAGCGGTGCTAGGTAATGTCAAATGTTTGCGAACTTCTCCACCCGAAAGTGGTATAGTCTCTTTCCAACTCGCCAATAATCAGCCGCAAGCTAGTTTCAAATTAGTACAATTTTTAGAGTCACAAAAGTTACTAACTCGGACAATTGCTAACCCCGACTGTATACGCGCTAGCGTCCATTACTTTACTTTAGAATCGGAAATTGACTTATTAGTTGAGACGATTCAAAGTTTTTGTAAAAAACAAGATCAGTAA
- a CDS encoding glycosyl transferase, whose protein sequence is MERPILYIAITNHGFGHATRTASIAATIQKLCPEVLLILVTTAPRWLLECYIEGDFIHRPRAFDLGVVQTDSLTMDKVATLEKLLDIKKNQNSLIASEVNFIRQNRVNLILADIPFLASGFAKATNIPCWMMSNFGWDLIYRDWGNEFTGVADWISDWYSKCDRLFRFPFHEPMQAFANITDVGLTGGSPRYSVEDLRSVWGITTPVEKTILLTFGGLGLQQIPYDNLRRFPGWQFIVFDQSVPNLPNLVKITSREYRPVDFMPICGRVISKPGYSTFSEATLLGVPLITIPREDFAEATFLLEGLTNYNQHQILTPSEFFQGTWDFLHELPQPPKQPQAISKDGNEAIAQSVINYFRSN, encoded by the coding sequence ATGGAACGCCCAATTTTATACATAGCTATCACAAATCACGGCTTTGGTCATGCTACTCGCACAGCATCCATAGCTGCAACAATTCAAAAGTTGTGTCCAGAAGTCTTACTAATTTTGGTGACTACTGCTCCACGCTGGTTGTTAGAGTGTTACATAGAAGGTGATTTTATCCATCGTCCCCGCGCTTTTGATTTGGGTGTGGTGCAAACGGATAGTTTGACAATGGATAAAGTAGCGACTTTAGAAAAGCTGCTGGATATTAAGAAAAATCAGAATTCGTTAATTGCCTCAGAAGTCAATTTCATCCGCCAAAATCGCGTTAATCTTATCTTGGCAGATATTCCTTTCCTCGCTTCTGGTTTTGCTAAGGCTACAAATATTCCCTGCTGGATGATGAGCAATTTTGGCTGGGATTTGATCTACCGAGATTGGGGAAATGAATTTACAGGTGTTGCTGATTGGATTAGTGATTGGTATTCAAAGTGCGATCGCTTATTTCGTTTCCCATTTCATGAACCAATGCAGGCTTTTGCAAATATCACAGATGTCGGCTTAACTGGTGGTTCGCCTCGTTACTCTGTGGAAGATTTACGTTCTGTTTGGGGAATAACTACCCCAGTCGAAAAAACTATTTTGCTAACCTTTGGCGGCTTGGGTTTACAACAAATTCCCTACGATAACCTGCGGCGATTTCCAGGTTGGCAATTTATTGTCTTTGATCAATCTGTCCCTAATCTACCGAATTTAGTGAAAATTACTAGCCGTGAATACCGCCCTGTAGATTTTATGCCTATTTGTGGGCGAGTGATTTCTAAACCTGGTTACAGTACTTTTTCTGAAGCCACATTACTAGGAGTACCTCTCATTACCATACCGCGTGAGGATTTTGCCGAAGCAACTTTTCTATTAGAAGGCTTAACTAATTACAACCAACACCAAATTCTCACCCCATCTGAGTTTTTTCAAGGAACTTGGGATTTTCTCCATGAATTACCCCAACCACCAAAGCAACCTCAAGCAATTTCTAAGGATGGTAATGAAGCGATCGCTCAATCTGTGATCAACTATTTTCGTAGCAATTAA
- a CDS encoding DUF6679 family protein yields MLHRKIYQLCCDGREVCVFLRDQQRWIERARILDIEGDLVTLRYETEEEDETCSWEEMVRLESIGAVTQKLASVPRGNVEPLLTEDCPEAERIRNHYTDSNPE; encoded by the coding sequence ATGCTACACCGCAAGATTTATCAACTGTGTTGCGATGGGCGGGAGGTATGTGTTTTCTTGCGGGACCAGCAACGCTGGATAGAACGCGCCCGCATCCTCGACATAGAGGGTGATTTAGTGACCCTACGTTATGAAACAGAAGAAGAGGACGAAACTTGTTCTTGGGAGGAAATGGTTCGTCTCGAAAGCATTGGGGCTGTAACACAAAAATTAGCTTCAGTGCCACGCGGTAACGTAGAACCTCTCCTAACAGAGGATTGTCCTGAAGCTGAGCGCATCCGCAACCATTATACTGACTCGAATCCAGAATAA
- a CDS encoding Nif3-like dinuclear metal center hexameric protein, which produces MKIIDLITWFEEWANPAWCDSWDNCGWQVEPGVLQEKARVLVCLTPTLAVMQEAIALNANLIFAHHPLIFNPPKSLRTGEPIAQMARLAFTHNIGIYSAHTNFDQVQDGTADVLAQILELKEVTPIVPKQAGLGYGRVGVLEPFLTLQELLAAIQTRLATPNLIFSPSADLQQTISRVAVLGGSGASFISEVVKTGAQAYLTSDCKFHQFQESRDRNLILIDAGHYATERPACDRLVQKFQDLNIDWVQLSQKDEDFRHFFT; this is translated from the coding sequence ATGAAAATTATTGATTTAATCACTTGGTTTGAAGAATGGGCCAATCCTGCATGGTGTGACAGTTGGGATAATTGTGGTTGGCAAGTTGAACCAGGAGTGTTGCAAGAAAAGGCACGGGTATTAGTATGTTTAACACCGACTTTGGCGGTGATGCAAGAAGCGATCGCCCTGAATGCTAATCTAATCTTTGCCCATCATCCTTTAATTTTTAATCCTCCCAAGTCTTTACGCACTGGGGAACCAATCGCCCAAATGGCTCGGTTAGCTTTTACTCACAATATTGGTATCTATAGCGCCCACACAAATTTTGACCAAGTACAAGATGGTACTGCTGACGTGTTGGCTCAGATTTTAGAACTTAAGGAAGTTACTCCCATAGTACCCAAGCAAGCAGGATTAGGATATGGACGTGTTGGTGTGCTTGAGCCATTTCTGACGTTACAAGAGTTACTCGCAGCAATTCAAACCCGACTTGCTACCCCAAATTTGATTTTTTCTCCAAGTGCTGATTTACAGCAGACAATTTCACGAGTTGCTGTTTTGGGAGGTTCGGGAGCTAGTTTTATTTCTGAGGTAGTCAAAACTGGCGCTCAAGCTTATCTAACTTCTGACTGCAAATTTCATCAGTTTCAAGAAAGCCGCGATCGCAATCTGATTTTAATAGATGCTGGACATTATGCTACTGAGCGCCCTGCTTGCGATCGCTTGGTGCAAAAATTCCAGGACTTAAATATAGACTGGGTGCAATTGAGTCAAAAGGATGAGGATTTTCGCCACTTTTTTACCTAA
- a CDS encoding secondary thiamine-phosphate synthase enzyme YjbQ: protein MAHYQKLLRISTTGKSFQNITSKIEAIVAESGVETGLCTLFLRHTSASLVIQENADPDVLVDLANFMAKLVPESGKYIHDAEGSDDMPAHIRTALTHTSEHIPINRGHLVLGTWQGIYIWEHRQRSHSRELVVHISG, encoded by the coding sequence ATGGCTCACTACCAAAAGCTACTAAGAATTTCTACTACTGGGAAATCTTTTCAAAATATCACCTCAAAAATTGAAGCTATAGTTGCAGAGTCAGGGGTAGAAACTGGTCTTTGTACTCTATTTTTGCGTCACACTTCAGCTAGTTTAGTAATCCAAGAAAACGCTGATCCTGATGTACTTGTGGATTTAGCTAACTTTATGGCAAAACTTGTGCCAGAGTCAGGCAAATACATTCATGATGCTGAAGGTTCCGATGATATGCCAGCGCACATTCGTACTGCACTCACACATACTTCTGAACATATCCCCATCAATCGCGGTCATTTGGTATTGGGAACTTGGCAGGGAATTTATATTTGGGAACATCGTCAACGCAGTCATTCTAGAGAGCTAGTTGTTCATATTTCTGGATAG
- the holA gene encoding DNA polymerase III subunit delta produces the protein MPIYVYWGEDDFTREKAIALLRDRVVDPQWASFNYTSFLPDQPDATIGALNQVMTPTFGAGGRLVWLINTTLCQQCPDNILAELVRTLPVIPENAFLLLTSRNKPDERLKSTKLLKQFAAEFREFPLIPPWKTELLVQSANQAAQTVGVKLTSRAAEWLAESVGNDTRLLYNEIEKLRLYVEGSNKPIDVDTVTQLVRNTTQNSLQLAAAIRTGDTTKALGTLADLINASEPGLRIVATLIGQFRTWLWVKVMMESGEQNQQAIASAADVANPKRIYFLQQEVKLLSVQQLISCLPLILELEVSLKQGGSETSVLQTKVIELCQVCGGR, from the coding sequence ATGCCAATCTACGTTTACTGGGGTGAAGATGATTTTACTAGAGAAAAAGCAATTGCTCTGTTGCGCGATCGCGTTGTCGATCCTCAATGGGCAAGCTTTAACTACACTTCATTCCTTCCAGATCAACCTGATGCTACGATTGGGGCGTTAAATCAAGTGATGACACCAACTTTCGGAGCTGGTGGGCGCTTGGTGTGGCTGATCAATACGACTCTCTGCCAGCAATGCCCAGACAATATATTGGCAGAACTAGTGCGAACGCTGCCAGTAATTCCCGAAAATGCATTTTTATTGCTCACCAGCCGTAACAAACCTGATGAACGCCTCAAATCTACAAAATTATTAAAACAATTTGCCGCCGAGTTTCGAGAATTTCCGCTCATCCCGCCTTGGAAGACGGAATTACTGGTGCAATCTGCAAATCAAGCGGCTCAAACTGTGGGTGTCAAATTGACTTCCAGGGCTGCGGAATGGTTAGCAGAATCTGTAGGTAACGATACACGACTCCTTTACAATGAAATAGAGAAATTACGGTTATACGTTGAGGGCAGTAATAAGCCTATAGATGTAGATACTGTTACTCAACTAGTAAGGAATACTACTCAAAACAGCTTACAATTGGCAGCAGCAATCAGAACTGGAGATACAACTAAAGCTTTGGGAACATTAGCAGACCTGATCAATGCTTCCGAGCCTGGGTTGCGGATAGTGGCTACACTAATTGGTCAATTTCGCACTTGGCTATGGGTGAAGGTCATGATGGAGAGTGGAGAGCAAAATCAACAAGCGATCGCTTCAGCCGCTGATGTAGCTAACCCTAAACGTATTTATTTTTTACAGCAAGAAGTCAAGTTGCTATCTGTACAGCAGTTAATTTCTTGCTTACCTTTGATACTAGAGTTAGAAGTGAGTCTCAAGCAAGGAGGTTCAGAAACCTCAGTACTCCAGACTAAAGTAATTGAACTTTGTCAAGTATGTGGAGGTCGTTGA